The Ricinus communis isolate WT05 ecotype wild-type chromosome 8, ASM1957865v1, whole genome shotgun sequence sequence TCTTCTTTTTCCCACTTGATTGATCCCTGCCACCTTCCTTGCTATTTTCCTGGAAAGATAGTTGGCACAAATTAGCATGCTCAAAGCCTttctagaaaaataacaaaataaatgtaataaaGCAAGACTTGGAATGATTCTTgttgtttaaattgtattaaagAAACTTGGGTGTTCTTCAGAATTTGTTCAAGATCATGCATGTATTCACTAGTCATAACCTACCTATAATATAAACAAAGATCCTAGGTCAAAAAGGACATAATACGAGAGAAGCGGACAGAGAGTTTTGACTTCGTACCATGAAGAGGAGTGATACAAGCTAATATATTGAAAACAAAGATGCTGAGTGGAAATGTGCGTGGAAGCAGAAGACTTAGCTATGCTAATATAAAGAAACTAGTGGGAATCCCTCAAGGAGCATCAGATTCTGCATCAGGCGATAAAGAAGTAGGAATTTTGTTTCTGCTTTTAATCACATAGTAAACCAACAAAAGAATTCTCTATAGCTTTTCACAAGATAAGGCAAGATAGCTGCTTTTATCACGTAGCCAGATAGCTTCACAAATACGCTTGCGATGATGACTTGCTGTCCAGTTGTTGATTCATCATTAGGTAATCTTGGCGCCAAAAAAGCAAGGACAAATTATGTGGAAGAATAACTTCTTGGCatcaaaattctatattttctaCTAGACTCGgattctttaatttaatatagacGAATTTACATCATATAAAGCTGGCCATATGAATTTAAAGCTTCACAAAAAAGTAACTACAGAGAAAAGGCAATTCTCTAAAATATGTAAATGAGTGGTGGATGTTTCTGAAAGTAGATTGCAATTTATGCTCAACAATCTGCATACattaaaaactagaaaatagTAACCCATAAGGTTTGAGGTCCCAAAATATGTACACATTAAATAAagtcaatttttaaattcaacatAACCAACACACATTGCCTATCGCTGCTTCCAGGTTAATCTAAAGCAAGTCATCTTGTTAACTAAATGTGCAGAAGACTTCAGCCAATCAATCCAGTTAGATTTCTTTTCAGTATCACCCAGGTTCTCAGTGGTAACATCCATCAAAAAATGACGCCAGCATTTGTTGTTCAAAGTGTTGTAATTGCAGCAGCTTGCTGCCTGTCTTCTATCCGCCAACTTCATATGTGCTTGCTGCAGTTCAAGTATAACAGCAGATAAAACAGATAAGTTAGCAAAAATATGTTCTTCCATCACAGGTACAGAtcaaatcataatattaatgcatacAGATCATCCGCAATGAACTGATACCTCAGGGAAATCACTGATGGTAGATGATACTATTGATAGGGTCTCTGGATGCCATGTCCGCAGCAAACTATCTAATATGACTTCCAAGCTGGTTGATGGTTTGATAATCTCAAGCTTGACATCAAAGATTTCAGGCACTAAAATTTCTCTCAGATCTTCATGAATAATGACATCCTTAATAGAACATGGCAGGCAAGGTAAAAATGAAAGATACCGAAATGTCAACTACAAAAACAATTTATTAactgagaaaataaaaggacaGAAAAAGGAAGATACCTTGTTCGAGCGAATAACCAATTTCAAGCTCTTAGAGCAATCAAACCTATGGAGAAAATTCTGCAACTCATAAAACAAGAGCTGGCCACCATTATCCGGCTGCAATCTAGAAGACTCAAAATAAAGCTTTGCCTCCTTTAAACTAAAAGGgttcaaagaagaaaatggcaTCTTCTGACCCCTatattcaaaagaaagaagattagGAGTATCGATATCAGCCTCTGTTAACTCTCTGCATTCCATTAAGGCTAGTTTCTTAAGCCAACGACCTGATATTGTAATATGCCTTAAGGCATTACATTTACTCAAGATCAGTTGCTcaatgagagaaaaattagaaagcagattttgaaaccaatcaTCACTCATGTTGGCATCCTCCAAAGTCAAACTTTTCAAATCTTTACACATTGCCAAGTTGATTTTGCAGCGAGTAGATTTCTTCCCATGGTACCAGAATGTTTGAAGATTTGGTGACAGCACTTCAACATTCTTCAATCCATGGCAAAAATGTATATCAACTCTATAGAGTTTATTACTTGACAGCAGTAAAGTTTTCAGTCCAGTGCAATAAATGAGTCTCAAATCATCAATTAAAGGGCAACTAAGCATCAGATTTTGAATCATCTGTCCATCAACACGAAGTTTGGCAAAACAGAGTTTTTGCAAATTGGAAAGCTTAATGTCAATACAAGTTCTCAACTTGCAGCCAGAAATCCTTAATGCTGTTATGGTACTGGCAGCAAAGACAGTTTGAGGCAAATTATAACATCTATCTTTCTTGCTTGGAATATAGAGATCCAAATCTTTGATGTTGTTTGTAGTTGCAAAACCTATCCACTGGTCCACATGAGCAGACAATTCTACATTATAGGAGGTTAAATGAAGCTTGAATTTCTGTATGCCAGAATCTTGCTCAATGTGAGTCCGCAGTGTGTTCTCAACAAAAGCCCTAAACATCTCATT is a genomic window containing:
- the LOC8281575 gene encoding uncharacterized protein LOC8281575, which encodes MRKQSFSGNEKKVFNTDKTTDNIDCTCQAPNLHREQKNIVSNQIDQSAGHKTKKSRRELKAMDRRSDSIDLISQLPNHVIHHILSLLRCKKDAARTSILSKRWRAIWASYLILDFDQRKFQKQEKKVRRLSSKSKKRKEVEINKKNEMFRAFVENTLRTHIEQDSGIQKFKLHLTSYNVELSAHVDQWIGFATTNNIKDLDLYIPSKKDRCYNLPQTVFAASTITALRISGCKLRTCIDIKLSNLQKLCFAKLRVDGQMIQNLMLSCPLIDDLRLIYCTGLKTLLLSSNKLYRVDIHFCHGLKNVEVLSPNLQTFWYHGKKSTRCKINLAMCKDLKSLTLEDANMSDDWFQNLLSNFSLIEQLILSKCNALRHITISGRWLKKLALMECRELTEADIDTPNLLSFEYRGQKMPFSSLNPFSLKEAKLYFESSRLQPDNGGQLLFYELQNFLHRFDCSKSLKLVIRSNKDVIIHEDLREILVPEIFDVKLEIIKPSTSLEVILDSLLRTWHPETLSIVSSTISDFPEQAHMKLADRRQAASCCNYNTLNNKCWRHFLMDVTTENLGDTEKKSNWIDWLKSSAHLVNKMTCFRLTWKQR